In the genome of Hydractinia symbiolongicarpus strain clone_291-10 chromosome 5, HSymV2.1, whole genome shotgun sequence, one region contains:
- the LOC130645450 gene encoding tumor necrosis factor receptor superfamily member 6B-like → MNLLVSLCIIFLVSKQVYMAWCPLGTAFVKFRDHFECQRCTKCLPGYELSLECNNIHPHKGPIHMNCKPCANGTYTPNSYSSCRMCSPPCGKNEYEAEPCHASQNRHCECKVGYTRHIATSVCMEKSYVQQFEKSPYAMMLKDFISARKNY, encoded by the exons ATGAATTTATTAGTTTCACTTTGTATTATCTTTCTGGTATCAAAACAG GTATACATGGCATGGTGCCCACTTGGTACAGCATTTGTCAAGTTTCGTGATCATTTTGAATGTCAACGATGTACAAAATGTCTACCAGGATATGAACTCTCTCTTGAATGTAACAATATACACCCACACAAAGGCCCTATTCACATGAATTGCAAGCCATGCGCAAATGGTACCTACACACCAAACTCTTACAGTTCGTGTAGAATGTGCTCTCCTCCATGTGGTAAAAATGAGTATGAAGCAGAACCCTGTCATGCTTCACAAAACCGACATTGTGAGTGTAAAGTCGGCTACACACGACATATTGCAACATCTGTTTGCATGGAAAAGTCATATG tgcaacagtttgaaaaaagtcctTATGCTATG atGCTGAAAGATTTTATTTCTGCAAGGAAAAATTACtag
- the LOC130645452 gene encoding uncharacterized protein LOC130645452, whose translation MEVTSNESTDSINIEKLIDNLEKNPMDFTEQSMSPTLVNTANFISSTDKIINKKLLESEKRELKLEILKDVCEIINGKNEVLIDHVLKEIQFLREQLSSKDEILRLFLKNTDENYITKNAQTPSQNNITVATESKTFKNVKLTTYDNTKETINQPLSVDISTQKKDNDRPTLVNSNDQLGDANITTRKKNQKNVNDVKKSTHDEHRNLDLNITSNERKQIIVVGDSIVKHIRPYGISKSDSVRIRCQLGATTEDIVDHVKPYSRKLFRMQLLFTLEPMILRTGLAQ comes from the coding sequence ATGGAGGTAACATCGAACGAATCCACAGACAGTATTAACATCGAAAAACTTATAGACAATCTTGAAAAGAATCCAATGGACTTCACTGAACAAAGTATGTCACCCACTTTAGTTAATACAGCAAATTTCATCAGCTCGACTgacaaaataattaacaaaaagtTGTTGGAATCAGAAAAACGAGAACTGAAGCTTGAAATTCTAAAAGACGTGTGTGAAATCATTAACGGTAAGAATGAAGTTCTTATTGATCACGTATTGAAGGAAATTCAATTTCTGAGGGAGCAGTTGAGTTCTAAggacgaaatcctgcgattgtTCTTAAAAAATACTGATGAAAATTATATCACAAAAAATGCACAGACGCCTTCACAGAATAATATTACTGTGGCAACGGAGtcgaaaacttttaaaaatgttaaactcACAACTTATGATAATACAAAAGAAACGATTAACCAACCTTTAAGTGTCGATATCTCCACACAAAAGAAAGATAATGACCGGCCAACTCTCGTGAATTCAAATGATCAATTAGGTGATGCTAACATCACAActcgaaaaaaaaatcaaaaaaatgttaacgacgtcaaaaaaagtacacacgACGAACACAGAAACCTTGATTTGAATATAACATCAAACGAAAGAAAACAGATTATTGTGGTAGGTGATTCAATCGTAAAACATATTCGACCATACGGAATATCAAAGTCAGACTCTGTTAGAATTCGTTGTCAGCTTGGTGCTACAACTGAAGATATTGTCGATCATGTTAAGCCATACTCACGAAAACTCTTCCGGATGCAATTATTATTCACCCTGGAACCAATGATATTACGAACGGGATTGGCACAGTAA
- the LOC130645451 gene encoding uncharacterized protein LOC130645451 — MFNNLESYCQEVDLRIATIHAQTTDGEINIKFAEFMANMRILINLQNESKELEDEYDNQQEHMNWMVISKQITKDEFEKNYKPELDNLEFELKEKHRSIKAFKEKYQLEIGSGPCVSSLDDTLQELGVERQAYHGKSFIGNHCHKMLKDGNIKYLCDRIPEIVQNQCDDQVLYLECQETCKKFEQLFKLYGSCHSIFNSSCIMTQEMLSNLETSINQFMCYLRVNWPSIYISPKLHILEDHVLDFVNKWRTGLGFYGEQGGESIHHDLHRMRINYSNIKNPVDRLKYIMKQHLLTTNPEAQDLKPAAKKRKFTKGEEE, encoded by the exons atgttcaacAACTTGGAAAGCTACTGTCAAGAAGTTGATTTAAGAATTGCCACAATTCATGCTCAAACTACTGATGGTGAAATTAATATTAAATTTGCAGAGTTTATGGCAAATATGAGAATTTTAAT cAATTTACAAAATGAGTCAAAAGAATTGGAGGACGAGTATGATAACCAGCAGGAACATATGAACTGGATGGTTATATCTAAACAAATTACCAAGGATGAGTTtgaaaaaaactacaaaccAGAGTTGGATAACTTAGAATTTGAACTGAAGGAGAAACATAGAAGCATAAAAGCATTCAAAGAAAAGTACCAATTGGAAATTGGATCTGGTCCTTGCGTATCATCCCTAGACGATACACTGCAGGAGCTTGGTGTTGAGAGGCAGGCGTACCACGGAAAAAGCTTTATTGGCAACCATTGTCATAAAATGCTCAAG GATGGCAACATAAAGTATTTATGTGATCGTATTCCTGAAATTGTACAGAATCAATGTGATGATCAAGTTTTATATCTGGAGTGTCAAGAAACATGCAAGAAGTTTGAACAACTGTTCAAGCTGTATGGTTCGTGTCACTCAATATTCAATTCTTCATGTATTATGACCCAAGAAATGTTATCAAATTTAG AGACATCTATCAATCAGTTCATGTGTTATTTAAGAGTTAATTGGCCTTCAATATACATCAGTCCAAAGCTGCACATACTAGAAGACCATGTATTGGATTTTGTAAACAAGTGGAGAACGGGCTTAGGTTTTTATGGTGAACAAGGTGGAGAATCTATTCACCACGATTTGCATCGTATGAGAATAAATTATTCAAACATCAAAAACCCAGTTGACAGGCTCAAATACATTATGAAACAGCACCTTTTGACAACAAATCCAGAAGCTCAAGACTTGAAGCCAGCAGCTAAAAAGCGTAAATTTACAAAAGGCGAGGAAGAGTAG